The following are encoded in a window of Variovorax paradoxus genomic DNA:
- the urtC gene encoding urea ABC transporter permease subunit UrtC, with the protein MNFIKASIQRYQLGSLLLLVLLLAVVLPLSLDIFRLNLVGKYLTYAFVAVGLVMVWGYGGVLSLGQGVFFGIGGYAMAMFLKLEASDPITTKIQSTPGIPDFMDWNQITELPALWLPFKSLPLSLALVVLAPMALAWLVSFAMFKRRVGGVYFAIITQAVALICTVLIIGQQGYTGGVNGMTDLKTMLGWDTRTDSAKYILYYVCVGLLVLSILLCRWVQTSKLGTLLLAMRDKEDRVRFSGYDVSNFKVFTFCLAAGLSGIGGAMFALQVGFMSPSFVGIVPSIEMVIFCAVGGRMSLVGAVYGALLVNAGKTLFSESFPDLWLFLMAALFIGVTMAFPMGLAGLWEDTIKPWWASRRQALRDAAVKPPTAAVSAPSPVATPQAEPALPDGIGRQRA; encoded by the coding sequence ATGAATTTCATCAAGGCCTCGATCCAGCGCTACCAGCTCGGCAGCCTCCTGCTGCTGGTGCTGCTGCTCGCGGTGGTGCTGCCGCTGTCGCTCGACATCTTCCGCCTCAACCTCGTGGGCAAGTACCTCACCTACGCTTTCGTGGCCGTGGGCCTCGTCATGGTGTGGGGCTACGGCGGCGTGCTGAGCCTGGGGCAGGGCGTGTTCTTCGGCATCGGCGGCTATGCGATGGCGATGTTCCTCAAGCTCGAAGCCTCCGACCCCATCACCACCAAGATCCAGTCGACGCCCGGCATCCCGGACTTCATGGACTGGAACCAGATCACCGAGCTGCCCGCGCTGTGGCTGCCGTTCAAGAGCCTGCCGCTGAGCCTGGCGCTGGTGGTGCTCGCGCCGATGGCGCTGGCCTGGCTCGTGAGCTTCGCGATGTTCAAGCGCCGCGTAGGCGGCGTGTACTTCGCGATCATCACGCAGGCGGTGGCGCTGATCTGCACCGTGCTCATCATCGGCCAGCAGGGCTACACGGGCGGCGTGAACGGCATGACCGACCTGAAGACGATGCTCGGCTGGGACACTCGCACCGACAGCGCCAAGTACATCCTCTACTACGTCTGCGTGGGCCTGCTGGTGCTGAGCATCCTGCTGTGCCGCTGGGTGCAGACCAGCAAGCTGGGCACGCTGCTGCTGGCGATGCGCGACAAGGAAGACCGCGTGCGCTTCTCGGGCTACGACGTGTCGAACTTCAAGGTCTTCACCTTCTGCCTGGCGGCCGGGCTCTCGGGCATCGGCGGCGCGATGTTCGCGCTGCAGGTGGGCTTCATGTCGCCGAGCTTCGTGGGCATCGTGCCCTCGATCGAGATGGTGATCTTCTGCGCCGTCGGCGGCCGCATGAGCCTGGTGGGCGCGGTGTACGGCGCGCTGCTGGTCAATGCGGGCAAGACGCTGTTCTCCGAAAGCTTTCCCGACCTGTGGCTCTTCCTGATGGCCGCGCTCTTCATCGGCGTGACCATGGCCTTCCCGATGGGCCTGGCGGGCCTGTGGGAAGACACGATCAAGCCGTGGTGGGCCTCGCGTCGCCAGGCCCTGCGCGACGCCGCGGTGAAGCCGCCGACCGCCGCCGTGTCGGCCCCTTCCCCTGTCGCCACGCCGCAGGCCGAACCCGCCTTGCCCGACGGCATCGGCCGCCAGCGCGCCTGA
- the urtB gene encoding urea ABC transporter permease subunit UrtB, translating into MTLSDMMNIGLMQGFAGLSLFAVLLLMGLGLAIIFGQMGVINMAHGEFMTIGAYSIFLAAQVTERLAPSFMPYYFPIAIGLAFVFAFIAGWLVEWALIRHLYKRPLDTLLATWGVSLGLQQIFRTFIGPKEVSPTLPEWLMGSWTPHEGLDIPINGLFVLALTALATGGVLIALHKSRWGLRVRATVANRTMANATGIDTQKTDRLTFAIGCGIAGVAGAAFTTIGSTGPTSGSLYIVDAFLVVTFGGAASLLGTVVSAFGIAQTQSISEFFMTGSMAKVLTLSLIVLILMMRPQGLFALKVRR; encoded by the coding sequence ATGACTTTGTCGGACATGATGAACATCGGCCTGATGCAGGGCTTCGCGGGGCTGAGCCTCTTCGCGGTGCTGCTGCTCATGGGCCTCGGGCTCGCGATCATCTTCGGGCAGATGGGCGTGATCAACATGGCGCATGGCGAGTTCATGACCATCGGCGCCTACTCGATCTTCCTGGCCGCGCAGGTGACCGAGCGCCTGGCGCCCTCGTTCATGCCGTACTACTTCCCGATCGCCATCGGGCTGGCCTTCGTGTTCGCCTTCATCGCGGGCTGGCTCGTGGAATGGGCGCTGATCCGCCATCTGTACAAGCGACCGCTCGATACGCTGCTCGCCACCTGGGGCGTGAGCCTGGGCCTGCAGCAGATTTTTCGCACCTTCATCGGCCCGAAGGAAGTGAGCCCCACGCTGCCCGAGTGGCTCATGGGTTCGTGGACGCCGCATGAAGGCCTCGACATTCCGATCAACGGCCTCTTCGTGCTGGCGCTCACCGCGCTGGCCACGGGCGGTGTGCTCATCGCCTTGCACAAGAGCCGCTGGGGCCTGCGGGTGCGCGCCACCGTGGCCAACCGCACGATGGCCAACGCCACCGGCATCGACACCCAGAAGACCGACCGCCTCACCTTCGCCATCGGCTGCGGCATTGCCGGCGTGGCGGGCGCGGCCTTCACCACCATCGGCTCGACCGGGCCGACCTCGGGCTCGCTGTACATCGTCGACGCCTTCCTGGTCGTCACCTTCGGCGGCGCGGCCAGCTTGCTGGGCACCGTGGTCTCGGCCTTCGGCATTGCGCAGACGCAGTCGATCTCGGAGTTCTTCATGACCGGCTCGATGGCGAAAGTGCTGACGCTGTCGCTGATCGTGCTGATCCTGATGATGCGGCCGCAAGGGTTGTTCGCGCTCAAGGTGCGTCGTTGA
- the urtA gene encoding urea ABC transporter substrate-binding protein yields MSRDSDPSSLDAMALRRRRLLQGAAALPVMGLSGLSFGQGQFPTAKVNTTKLAVTDTEVTVGQLHSSTGTMAISETGSIQAEQLAIDQINAMGGILGRKIKVIKEDGASDWPTFAEKSKKLLVNDKVAAVFGCWTSASRKAVLPVFEKENGLLYYPTFYEGLEQSKNVIYTGQEATQQIIWGLDWGAKEKKAKTFFLVGSDYIWPRTSMKIARKHIENFQKGSVKGEEYYPLGHTNFNSLINKIKVAKPDCIFAAVVGGSNVAFYKQLKAAGITGDKQFLLTLAVTEDEMTGVGGENFAGFYSSMKYFQSLDNENNKKFVAAFKAKYGKDAVIGDVTQAGYLGPWLWKAAVEKAGSFDIDKVVAGSPGIELKTAPEGYVKLDANHHLWSKARIGQGQLDGSFKVVAESAELIKPDPFPKGYQ; encoded by the coding sequence ATGTCGCGTGATTCCGACCCTTCCTCTCTCGATGCCATGGCACTGCGCCGCCGCCGTCTGCTGCAGGGCGCCGCCGCGCTGCCCGTGATGGGCCTGAGCGGCCTGAGCTTCGGCCAGGGGCAGTTCCCCACGGCCAAGGTCAACACCACCAAGCTCGCGGTGACCGACACCGAAGTCACGGTGGGCCAGCTGCATTCGTCCACCGGCACCATGGCCATCTCGGAGACCGGCTCCATCCAGGCCGAGCAACTGGCCATTGACCAGATCAACGCGATGGGCGGCATCCTCGGTCGCAAGATCAAGGTCATCAAGGAAGACGGCGCCTCCGACTGGCCGACCTTCGCCGAGAAGTCGAAGAAGCTGCTGGTCAACGACAAGGTCGCCGCCGTGTTCGGCTGCTGGACCAGCGCCTCGCGCAAGGCCGTGCTGCCGGTGTTCGAGAAAGAGAACGGCCTCTTGTACTACCCGACCTTCTACGAAGGCCTGGAGCAGAGCAAGAACGTGATCTACACGGGGCAAGAGGCCACGCAGCAGATCATCTGGGGCCTGGACTGGGGCGCGAAGGAGAAGAAGGCCAAGACCTTCTTCCTGGTCGGCTCCGATTACATCTGGCCGCGTACCTCCATGAAGATCGCGCGCAAGCACATCGAGAATTTCCAGAAGGGGTCGGTCAAGGGCGAGGAGTACTACCCGCTGGGCCACACCAACTTCAACTCGCTGATCAACAAGATCAAGGTCGCCAAGCCCGACTGCATCTTCGCGGCGGTGGTGGGCGGCTCCAACGTGGCCTTCTACAAGCAGCTCAAGGCCGCGGGCATCACCGGCGACAAGCAGTTCCTGCTGACGCTGGCCGTGACCGAAGACGAAATGACCGGCGTGGGCGGAGAGAACTTCGCGGGCTTCTACTCGTCGATGAAGTACTTCCAGTCGCTCGACAACGAGAACAACAAGAAGTTCGTGGCCGCCTTCAAGGCCAAGTACGGCAAGGATGCGGTCATCGGCGACGTGACGCAGGCGGGCTACCTCGGCCCGTGGCTGTGGAAGGCCGCGGTGGAGAAGGCGGGCAGCTTCGACATCGACAAGGTCGTGGCCGGTTCGCCGGGCATCGAGCTGAAGACGGCGCCCGAAGGCTACGTGAAGCTGGATGCGAACCACCATTTGTGGAGCAAGGCGCGCATCGGGCAGGGGCAGCTGGATGGCAGCTTCAAGGTCGTTGCCGAATCGGCTGAACTGATCAAGCCTGATCCGTTCCCGAAGGGCTACCAGTAA
- a CDS encoding ATP-binding protein, producing the protein MTSVSGQKIFRIRRDYNAWVANETLEDYALRYTPRSFRKWSEFRVANAAFGATSFLALEAIGGAIALSYGFSNALWAILVVGLITFLTGLPISYYAARHGVDMDLLTRGAGFGYLGSTLTSLIYASFTFIFFALEAAILALALQMYLDWPLWLLYLVSSIVIIPLVARGITLISGLQLWTQPIWIVLFVCPFIAVMVKKPELYADFTGLVGRTSDSSGFDPLMFGAAATVAFSLVVQIGEQVDYLRFLPEKTAANRGRWWAAVLIAGPGWIVPGMLKMMGGAFLAFLALQHEIPANHAIEPTQMYLTGFSYVLRDPAWVLGITVLFVVVSQMKINLTNAYAGSLAWSNFFARLTHSHPGRVVWLVFNVAIAILLMALGVFAALEHVLGFYSNIAIAWVGALVADLVINKPLGWSPKTIEFKRAHLYDINPVGLVAMLVAAALAMLAYSGALGQWARAFSPFIALATAMAVSPLLAWKTRGRYYLARTDIDRWTPGQSVKCSVCDNSFESEDMAHCPAYSAPICSLCCTLESRCHDRCKTDSRAAEQMSGWLQALLPPALSARLNFRVAHYLLVATSLIALLATVVGVVYAQEAIAGTIDSAMATAFLKVFALLSVIAAVAAWWVVLGSESRQMAQEESNRHNNLLALEIEAHRRTDAALQTAKEAAEAANQAKTRYVAGMTHELRTPLNSILGYSQILLKGGDAALPPREAVQTIHRSGEHMLGLIDGLLDLARIEAGRLQLEPSPLALPAFLDQVVQMVRPQAEAKGLAFVYTHAGRLPPWVHADVKWLRQILINLLTNAVRFTDSGTVTLHVDARREVLRFDVVDTGIGVAPQDRQRIFLPFERGAAGRRRGEPGTGLGLTITGLLTSLMGGELKLASTSSAGSTFSVRVYLREVSDPGPQVGSREPVSGYLGERRTLLVVDDQPVQRQMLAGMLAPLGFTVREAASGTECLDSLREELPSAILLDLTMDDMDGWQTARSVRASGFAELPIIIVSANMFENQPDRLRAAGCQAFVGKPVIESELIATLERHLGLEWLAIGDALPPADPDATPQRPPLLALTEDDRADLMRLVQMGHVRGLHTALDRLAAASPDAAATCTWLRGMVTRFELDTLRNALAEDADTTLASS; encoded by the coding sequence ATGACATCCGTCTCCGGACAGAAGATCTTTCGCATTCGCCGCGACTACAACGCCTGGGTCGCGAACGAAACGCTGGAGGACTACGCGCTGCGCTACACGCCGCGCAGCTTTCGCAAGTGGTCGGAGTTCCGCGTGGCCAACGCGGCCTTCGGCGCCACCTCGTTCCTGGCACTGGAAGCCATCGGCGGCGCGATCGCGCTGAGCTATGGCTTTTCGAATGCGCTGTGGGCGATCCTGGTGGTGGGGCTCATCACCTTCCTCACGGGCCTGCCGATCTCGTACTACGCGGCGCGGCATGGCGTCGACATGGACCTGCTCACGCGCGGCGCAGGCTTCGGCTACCTGGGCTCCACGCTCACCTCGCTGATCTACGCGAGCTTCACCTTCATCTTCTTCGCGCTCGAAGCCGCCATCCTCGCGCTGGCGCTGCAGATGTACCTGGACTGGCCGCTGTGGCTGCTCTACCTGGTGTCGTCGATCGTGATCATCCCGCTGGTGGCGCGCGGCATCACGCTCATTTCGGGCCTGCAGCTGTGGACGCAGCCGATCTGGATCGTGCTGTTCGTCTGCCCTTTCATCGCTGTGATGGTGAAGAAGCCCGAGCTGTACGCCGACTTCACCGGCCTCGTGGGTCGCACCTCGGACAGCAGCGGCTTCGATCCGCTGATGTTCGGCGCGGCCGCCACGGTGGCGTTCTCGCTCGTGGTGCAGATCGGCGAGCAGGTCGACTACCTGCGCTTTCTGCCCGAGAAGACCGCCGCCAACCGCGGGCGCTGGTGGGCCGCGGTGCTGATCGCCGGGCCGGGCTGGATCGTGCCGGGCATGCTGAAGATGATGGGCGGCGCGTTCCTGGCCTTCCTCGCGCTGCAGCACGAGATTCCGGCCAACCATGCGATCGAACCCACGCAGATGTACCTCACGGGCTTTTCGTACGTGCTGCGCGACCCGGCCTGGGTGCTGGGCATCACGGTGCTGTTCGTCGTCGTGTCGCAGATGAAGATCAACCTGACCAACGCCTATGCGGGCTCGCTGGCGTGGTCGAACTTCTTCGCGCGGCTCACGCACAGCCATCCGGGGCGCGTGGTGTGGCTGGTGTTCAACGTGGCCATCGCAATCTTGCTGATGGCGCTGGGCGTGTTCGCCGCGCTGGAGCACGTGCTGGGCTTCTACAGCAACATCGCCATCGCCTGGGTCGGCGCGCTGGTGGCCGACCTGGTCATCAACAAGCCGCTGGGCTGGAGCCCGAAGACCATCGAGTTCAAGCGCGCGCACCTGTACGACATCAACCCCGTGGGCCTGGTCGCGATGCTGGTGGCGGCGGCGCTGGCAATGCTGGCCTACTCGGGCGCACTCGGCCAGTGGGCGCGGGCCTTCTCGCCCTTCATCGCACTGGCCACGGCCATGGCCGTGTCGCCGCTGCTGGCGTGGAAGACACGCGGGCGCTACTACTTGGCGCGCACCGACATCGACCGCTGGACGCCGGGCCAGAGCGTGAAGTGCTCGGTGTGCGACAACAGCTTCGAGTCGGAAGACATGGCGCACTGCCCGGCCTACAGCGCACCGATCTGCTCGCTGTGCTGCACGCTTGAATCGCGCTGCCACGACCGCTGCAAGACCGACTCGCGCGCGGCCGAACAGATGAGCGGCTGGCTACAGGCGCTGCTGCCGCCTGCGCTGTCGGCACGGCTCAACTTTCGCGTCGCGCACTACCTGCTGGTCGCCACCTCGCTGATCGCGCTGCTCGCCACGGTGGTGGGCGTGGTCTACGCGCAGGAGGCCATTGCCGGCACCATCGATTCGGCGATGGCGACGGCATTCCTGAAAGTGTTCGCGCTGCTCTCGGTGATCGCCGCCGTGGCCGCGTGGTGGGTGGTGCTGGGCAGCGAGAGCCGGCAGATGGCGCAGGAAGAATCGAACCGCCACAACAACCTGCTCGCGCTCGAAATCGAAGCACATCGCCGCACCGACGCCGCACTACAGACCGCCAAGGAAGCCGCCGAGGCCGCGAACCAGGCCAAGACGCGCTACGTGGCGGGCATGACGCACGAGCTGCGCACGCCGCTCAACAGCATCCTGGGCTACTCGCAGATTCTGCTCAAGGGCGGCGACGCGGCCCTGCCGCCGCGCGAGGCGGTGCAGACCATCCACCGCAGCGGCGAGCACATGCTGGGCCTCATCGACGGCCTGCTCGACCTGGCGCGCATCGAGGCCGGGCGGCTGCAGCTGGAGCCCTCGCCGCTGGCGCTGCCGGCCTTTCTCGACCAGGTGGTGCAGATGGTGCGGCCACAGGCCGAGGCCAAGGGCCTGGCGTTCGTCTACACGCATGCGGGCCGGCTTCCGCCGTGGGTGCATGCCGACGTGAAGTGGCTGCGGCAGATTCTCATCAACCTGCTGACCAACGCCGTGCGCTTCACCGACAGCGGCACCGTCACGCTGCATGTGGACGCGCGACGCGAGGTGCTGCGTTTCGACGTGGTCGACACCGGCATCGGCGTGGCGCCGCAAGACCGCCAGCGCATCTTCCTGCCCTTCGAGCGCGGCGCCGCGGGCCGACGGCGCGGCGAGCCGGGCACGGGGCTGGGCCTGACGATCACCGGGCTGCTCACCTCGCTCATGGGCGGCGAGCTCAAGCTGGCGTCGACCTCGTCGGCGGGCAGCACCTTCAGCGTGCGCGTGTACCTGCGCGAGGTTTCTGATCCCGGCCCGCAGGTGGGCTCGCGCGAGCCGGTGTCGGGCTACCTGGGCGAGCGCCGCACGCTGCTGGTGGTGGACGACCAGCCGGTGCAGCGCCAGATGCTCGCCGGCATGCTCGCGCCGCTGGGCTTCACGGTGCGCGAGGCGGCCAGCGGCACCGAGTGCCTGGACAGCCTGCGCGAAGAGCTGCCCTCGGCCATCCTGCTCGACCTGACGATGGACGACATGGACGGCTGGCAGACCGCGCGCTCGGTGCGGGCCTCGGGTTTCGCCGAGCTGCCGATCATCATCGTCTCGGCCAACATGTTCGAGAACCAGCCCGACCGGCTGCGCGCCGCGGGCTGCCAGGCTTTCGTGGGCAAGCCGGTGATCGAGTCGGAACTCATCGCCACACTGGAACGGCACCTGGGCCTCGAATGGCTGGCGATCGGCGACGCCCTGCCGCCTGCCGACCCCGACGCGACGCCGCAGCGCCCGCCGCTGCTCGCACTCACCGAAGACGACCGCGCCGACCTGATGCGCCTGGTGCAGATGGGCCATGTGCGCGGCCTGCACACCGCGCTCGACCGGCTGGCTGCGGCCTCGCCCGACGCGGCGGCCACCTGCACCTGGCTGCGCGGCATGGTCACGCGCTTTGAACTCGACACGCTCCGCAACGCACTGGCAGAAGATGCAGACACCACCCTCGCCTCCTCTTGA
- a CDS encoding response regulator transcription factor yields the protein MQTPPSPPLESMSERPVVLVVDDAPSSLGMLCDTLEASGYTVLVAADGESALQRLELVVPDAILLDGLMPGLSGFETCRRIKANAALAHIPVLFMTGLSETAHVVEGFECGGVDYVVKPIRAQEVLARLHTHTRNARITRMARDAVDVAGMGVVFVDTRGRIAWRSPQAALWLHALEDPVAPGRLPASVEPALAPGASIAIGTATAMRLSVRNLGAAALGETMLLFAIQREGPAARLADAALTPRETEVLSWLAKGKTNRDIGEILGTSPRTVNKHLEHIFEKLGVETRAAAAALASGM from the coding sequence ATGCAGACACCACCCTCGCCTCCTCTTGAATCGATGTCCGAACGCCCCGTCGTGCTGGTGGTCGACGACGCCCCCAGCAGCCTCGGCATGCTGTGCGACACGCTCGAGGCCAGCGGCTACACCGTGCTGGTGGCGGCCGACGGCGAGTCCGCCCTGCAACGGCTCGAGCTGGTGGTGCCCGACGCGATATTGCTCGACGGCCTCATGCCCGGTCTCTCGGGCTTCGAGACCTGCCGGCGCATCAAGGCCAACGCGGCGCTCGCGCACATCCCCGTGCTGTTCATGACCGGCCTCTCGGAAACCGCGCATGTCGTCGAAGGCTTCGAGTGCGGCGGCGTCGACTACGTGGTGAAGCCGATCCGCGCACAGGAGGTGCTGGCCCGCCTGCACACCCACACGCGCAACGCCCGCATCACGCGCATGGCGCGCGACGCGGTCGATGTGGCGGGCATGGGCGTGGTGTTCGTCGACACGCGCGGGCGCATCGCCTGGCGCTCGCCGCAGGCCGCGCTGTGGCTGCATGCGCTCGAAGACCCGGTGGCACCGGGCCGGCTGCCTGCATCGGTAGAGCCCGCGCTGGCGCCCGGCGCATCGATCGCCATCGGCACCGCCACGGCCATGCGCCTGTCGGTGCGCAACCTGGGTGCGGCGGCGCTCGGCGAGACCATGCTGCTGTTCGCCATCCAGCGCGAAGGCCCGGCCGCGCGCCTGGCCGACGCAGCCCTCACGCCGCGCGAAACCGAAGTGCTGTCGTGGCTCGCCAAGGGCAAGACCAACCGCGACATCGGCGAGATCCTGGGCACCAGCCCGCGCACGGTGAACAAGCACCTGGAGCACATCTTCGAGAAGCTGGGCGTGGAAACGCGGGCGGCGGCGGCGGCGCTGGCGAGCGGTATGTAA
- a CDS encoding TIGR04325 family methyltransferase — translation MLSSLLAFPPRESAYKRKFLNNTDENLFMGSFESFAAAEAGAPPSKAVGYANADAGELYSPQIYFYDYPGLFWLGRSIDAGLTRVFDLGGHVGIKYYAFRRVLTYPDTLRWTVCDVPGVVESGRAMAVKREATGQLSFTTDYRDASGCDVLYVSGSLQYLPTRMDAILSSLAVKPRRIVMNTTAVHPERTIYTLNSIGVAVCAYRIQHHDELLADLARSGYRKRDVWRNEGKPIEVPFVDGGDKPYYAGCCFDLIV, via the coding sequence ATGCTTTCAAGCCTGCTGGCCTTCCCGCCCCGCGAAAGCGCCTACAAGCGCAAGTTTTTGAACAACACGGACGAAAACCTCTTCATGGGGTCGTTCGAGAGCTTCGCGGCGGCCGAAGCCGGCGCGCCGCCCAGCAAGGCCGTCGGCTATGCCAATGCCGACGCGGGCGAGCTCTACAGCCCGCAGATCTATTTCTACGACTATCCCGGCCTCTTCTGGCTGGGCCGCTCCATCGATGCGGGCCTGACGCGCGTGTTCGACCTGGGCGGGCACGTCGGCATCAAGTACTACGCCTTCCGCCGCGTGCTGACCTATCCCGACACCCTGCGCTGGACGGTGTGCGACGTGCCCGGCGTGGTCGAGAGCGGCCGCGCAATGGCCGTCAAGCGCGAAGCGACCGGCCAACTGAGCTTCACCACCGACTACCGCGATGCGAGCGGCTGCGACGTGCTGTATGTCTCGGGCAGCCTGCAGTACCTGCCGACACGCATGGACGCGATTCTTTCCTCGCTCGCCGTGAAGCCCCGGCGCATCGTCATGAACACCACGGCCGTGCACCCCGAGCGCACGATCTACACGCTCAACAGCATCGGCGTGGCCGTGTGCGCCTACCGCATCCAGCACCACGACGAGCTGCTGGCCGACCTGGCACGCTCCGGCTACCGCAAGCGGGACGTGTGGCGCAACGAGGGCAAGCCGATCGAGGTGCCCTTCGTCGACGGTGGGGACAAGCCCTACTACGCGGGCTGCTGCTTTGACCTGATCGTTTGA
- a CDS encoding VOC family protein, which produces MNTPTARIPFHLAFPVRDIAEARAFYGELLECPEGRSSAEWVDFNFHGHQIVAHLAPDECGHKSHSAVDGHDVPVRHFGAVLPMDLWQAMADKLIARQTKFVIEPYIRFKGEPGEQATMFFLDPSGNAIELKSFADLDSLFAV; this is translated from the coding sequence ATGAATACGCCCACTGCACGCATCCCGTTCCACCTGGCCTTTCCCGTTCGCGACATCGCCGAGGCACGCGCCTTCTACGGCGAGTTGCTCGAATGTCCGGAAGGCCGCAGTTCGGCCGAGTGGGTCGACTTCAACTTCCATGGCCACCAGATCGTTGCGCACCTGGCGCCCGACGAATGCGGCCACAAGTCGCACAGCGCCGTGGACGGCCACGACGTGCCCGTGCGCCACTTCGGCGCCGTGCTGCCGATGGACCTGTGGCAGGCGATGGCCGACAAGCTCATCGCGCGCCAGACGAAGTTCGTGATCGAGCCCTACATCCGGTTCAAGGGCGAGCCCGGCGAACAGGCGACGATGTTCTTTCTCGACCCGTCGGGCAACGCCATCGAGCTGAAGTCTTTTGCGGATCTGGATTCGCTGTTCGCCGTCTGA
- a CDS encoding LysR family transcriptional regulator, translating to MITELRTFIAVCRHGTFAAAGERIGLTQSAVSSQIKRLEESLGFPLFDRTGRSATLNAAGETTLGRAEEICALYAGLGELPDDAASIGLLRIGAIASAQPTLVARALEKLRAGFPLLRVHISPGVSMRLMDDLDAGSIDAAVIIRPPFGILPELTWQTLVREPYVLIAPADVPGRNWRTLLREQPFLRYDRASFGGRMVERFLQREGLVVSDAIEVDEISGLIHLASKGLGVALVPWVEAHLPLPPGVRMLSLGESTFHREVGLLQRKPRASPPLVAQFAQCLREAAEPAKAGRKKVLTTSKKILK from the coding sequence ATGATCACCGAGCTTCGAACCTTCATCGCCGTGTGCCGCCACGGCACCTTCGCCGCAGCGGGAGAGCGCATCGGCCTCACGCAATCGGCCGTCAGCAGCCAGATCAAGCGGCTCGAGGAATCGCTGGGCTTCCCGCTCTTCGATCGCACGGGCCGCTCCGCCACCTTGAATGCAGCGGGCGAGACGACGCTGGGACGGGCGGAAGAAATCTGCGCGCTCTACGCCGGGCTCGGCGAGCTGCCCGACGACGCGGCGAGCATCGGGCTGCTGCGCATCGGCGCCATTGCGTCCGCGCAGCCGACGCTGGTGGCGCGGGCGCTCGAGAAACTGCGCGCCGGCTTTCCCCTGCTGCGCGTGCACATCTCGCCCGGCGTGTCGATGCGCCTCATGGACGACCTGGACGCCGGCAGCATCGATGCGGCCGTGATCATCCGGCCGCCCTTCGGCATTCTTCCGGAGCTCACGTGGCAGACCCTGGTGCGCGAGCCCTATGTGCTCATTGCGCCGGCCGACGTGCCCGGCAGGAACTGGCGCACGCTGCTGCGCGAACAGCCGTTCCTGCGCTACGACCGCGCGTCGTTCGGCGGGCGCATGGTCGAAAGATTTCTCCAGCGCGAAGGCCTTGTGGTCAGCGATGCCATCGAGGTCGACGAAATCTCCGGGCTCATTCACCTGGCCTCGAAAGGCCTGGGCGTTGCGCTCGTGCCGTGGGTCGAGGCCCACCTTCCGCTGCCGCCGGGCGTGCGCATGCTGTCGCTGGGCGAGTCCACGTTCCATCGCGAAGTCGGGCTGCTGCAGCGCAAGCCGCGGGCCAGCCCGCCCCTCGTGGCGCAGTTTGCGCAGTGCCTGCGCGAAGCGGCCGAACCGGCGAAGGCAGGCCGAAAGAAAGTCTTGACGACCTCCAAAAAGATATTAAAGTGA
- a CDS encoding SPFH domain-containing protein: MHEQTPSIPRPVRRERPYRSVNGYGIVAVALLILAVGAWVLVQRMLPLPLSILLIVVGVALLPGLYMLKPNEGIILTLFGKYQGTDRAEGLRWTNPFQSGQKISLRARNLNTPPLKVNDKRGNPVEIGAAVVWRVHDTAQAVFEIDDYNKFVAIQSEAAIRHLATVYAYDSGDDLQSDEVTLRAGLDVVADALKAELNQRFSSAGVEVLDAKLTHLAYAPEIAQVMLRRQQAVAIVSARHQIVAGAVGMVEAALKGLSERNLVVLDDERKASMVSNLLVVLCSDRETQPVVNTGTLYT, translated from the coding sequence ATGCACGAGCAGACCCCGTCCATCCCCCGCCCGGTTCGCAGGGAGCGGCCCTACCGGTCCGTCAACGGATACGGCATCGTCGCCGTGGCGCTGCTGATCCTTGCGGTCGGCGCCTGGGTTCTCGTGCAGCGGATGCTGCCGCTGCCCCTGAGCATCTTGCTGATCGTCGTCGGCGTCGCGCTGCTGCCGGGGCTGTACATGCTCAAGCCCAACGAGGGCATCATCCTCACGCTCTTCGGTAAGTACCAGGGCACCGACCGCGCCGAGGGCTTGCGCTGGACCAACCCGTTCCAGTCGGGCCAGAAGATCTCGCTGCGCGCGCGCAACCTCAACACGCCGCCGCTGAAGGTGAACGACAAGCGCGGCAACCCGGTGGAGATCGGCGCGGCCGTGGTCTGGCGCGTGCACGACACGGCGCAGGCCGTGTTCGAGATCGACGACTACAACAAGTTCGTCGCCATCCAGTCCGAAGCCGCGATTCGCCACCTGGCCACGGTCTACGCGTACGACAGCGGCGACGACCTGCAAAGCGACGAGGTCACGCTGCGCGCCGGCCTCGACGTGGTGGCCGATGCGCTCAAGGCCGAACTGAACCAGCGCTTTTCCAGCGCCGGCGTCGAGGTGCTCGATGCCAAGCTCACCCACCTCGCCTACGCGCCGGAAATTGCCCAGGTGATGCTGCGGCGCCAGCAGGCGGTGGCCATCGTGAGCGCGCGGCACCAGATCGTGGCGGGCGCGGTCGGCATGGTCGAAGCGGCACTCAAGGGGCTGTCGGAGCGCAACCTCGTCGTGCTCGACGACGAGCGCAAGGCCTCGATGGTGTCGAACCTGCTGGTGGTACTGTGCTCGGACCGCGAAACCCAGCCCGTGGTCAACACGGGCACGCTCTACACCTGA